A single window of Rhizophagus irregularis chromosome 28, complete sequence DNA harbors:
- a CDS encoding NineTeen Complex (NTC) component: MDPSQVPNLYKQQRGPPKIKNKNPAPIQITAEQILREAKERQESAKKAPRQKISDLEELSEYRLRKRKEFEDAIRRNRLNIGSWLKYAAWEESQKELNRARSIYERALDVDSRNVTLFIKYTEMEMKNRNINHARNLFDRAVTLLPRVDQFWYKYTYMEEMLGNVAGARQIFERWMQWEPDESAWNAYIKMEKRYKEIDRARAIYERFVNVHPEPKNWLKWVKFEEEQNNLEKCREILSQAIEVLGEDHMDQKIFIAFAKFETRLKEFERARIIYKYALDKLPRSKSESLYNAYTQFEKQHGDKDEIEDVVVGKRRLQYDEELAANPKNYDIWFDYARLEENASDIEKVREIYERAIAQVPPTQEKRFWRRYIYLWINYALYEELETKDYDRTRQIYQECLKILPHKKFTFAKIWLLYAQFEIRRLDLQAARKSLGMAIGMCPKDRLFKGYIEIELQLREFDRCRTLYTKYLEHNPSNCYAWIKFAELERMLGDYDRCRAIFELAVEQPTLDMPELLWKAYIDFEFTEEEFEKTRLLYQRLLEKTGHVKVWISFAQFELNADEGDKQGALERARKVFENAYQSMKEKELKEERVLLLESWKEFETNHGNQETLSTVEAKMPKVVKKRRKLEETEGQTGVAWEEYFDYIFPDDQTQQPNFKLLAMAHAWRQQQQQQQQNQEIQE; the protein is encoded by the exons ATGGATCCATCACAAGTACCAAATCTTTATAAACAACAGCGAGGTCCTCcaaag ATCAAAAACAAAAATCCTGCGCCGATTCAAATTACAGCTGAACAAATTCTTCGTGAAGCCAAAGAGAGACAAGAATCTGCGAAGAAAGCACCTCGTCAAAAGATTTCCGACTTAGAAGAATTGTCAGAATATCGTTTACGTAAAAGGAAAGAATTTGAAGATGCTATAAGAAGAAATAGATTAAATATCGGAAGTTGGTTGAAATATGCAGCATGGGAAGAAAgtcaaaaagaattaaatag AGCGCGTTCGATATATGAAAGGGCATTGGATGTGGATTCGCGCAACGTTAccctttttattaaatatactgaaatGGAAATGAAGAATCGCAATATCAATCATGCTAGAAATTTGTTTGATCGCGCTGTTACTTTATTACCACGAGTGGACCAATTTTG gTACAAATATACTTATATGGAAGAAATGTTGGGAAATGTTGCAGGAGCACGTCAAATATTTGAACGTTGGATGCAGTGGGAACCGGATGAATCAGCGTGGAATgcttatataaaaatggaaaaaagatACAAAGAAATTGATAGAGCAAGAGCAATTTATGAGAGGTTCGTTAATGTACATCCAGAACCAAAGAATTGGCTGAAATGGGTTAAATTTGAAGAGGAGCAGAATAATTTGG AGAAGTGTCGAGAGATTCTTAGTCAAGCCATTGAAGTACTAGGTGAAGATCATATGGACCAAAAGATATTCATAGCATTTGCAAAATTTGAAACTAGGTTGAAAGAG tTTGAAAGAGCacgtattatttataaatatgcgTTGGACAAGCTACCTAGATCCAAATCTGAATCACTATATAACGCGTACACTCAATTTGAAAAACAACATGGTGACAAAGATGAAATTGAAGACGTGGTGGTTGGAAAGCGAAGGTTGCAATATGACGAG gaattagCAGCAAACCCAAAGAATTATGACATATGGTTTGATTACGCGAGATTAGAGGAAAATGCGAGCGATATTGAAAAAGTTCGTGAAATTTACGAACGTGCCATTGCACAAGTACCTCCGACACAAGAGAAACGGTTCTGGAGgcgatatatatatttatggatAAATTATGCGTTATACGAAGAGCTTGAAACCAAA GATTATGATAGGACGCGCCAAATTTATCAAGAATGTTTGAAGATATTACCTCAcaagaaatttacatttgcaAAGATATGGTTACTATATGCACAATTTGAAATACGGCGTTTGGACTTGCAAGCGGCAAGAAAGAGTTTGGGAATGGCAAtag GGATGTGTCCAAAAGATAGATTGTTTAAAGGATATATTGAAATCGAATTGCAG CTACGAGAATTCGATCGTTGTCGTACTctatatactaaatatttgGAACATAATCCATCCAATTGTTATGCATGGATTAAGTTCGCGGAGCTAGAAAGAATGTTAGGTGACTATGACAGATGTCGGGCAATATTCGAATTGGCTGTAGAACAGCCCACTTTAGATATGCCAGAGTTATTATGGAAAGCGTATATTGATTTTGAATTTACAGAAGAGGAATTCGAAAAGACGCGTCTTTTGTATCAACGTTTATTGGAAAAGACTGGTCATGTTAAAGTTTGGATCAGTTTTGCGCAATTTGAACTAAATGCTGATGAAGGAGACAAGCAAGGTGCATTGGAAAGAGCGCGCAAAGTATTTGAGAATGCTTATCAAAGcatgaaagaaaaagaattgaaagaGGAG CGCGTTTTGCTTCTTGAATCATGGAAAGAATTTGAAACAAACCATGGCAATCAGGAAACACTTTCTACCGTTGAAGCTAAAATGCCTAAAGTCGTTAAGAAACGACGTAAACTTGAGGAAACTGAGGGACAGACAGGTGTTGCTTGGgaagaatattttgattacATATTTCCTGACGATCAAACTCAACAAcctaatttcaaattattggCAATGGCGCATGCTTGGAGGCAACAG caacaacagcaacagcaaAATCAAGAGATTCAAGAGTAG